The Faecalibacterium prausnitzii genome includes a window with the following:
- a CDS encoding SpoIID/LytB domain-containing protein produces the protein MKRISMVASRIAALVLAVVLLCTAAPAASAEGETAHPTTMGGADTTLIPAEEENCLSWLFGSRNKITLPYLNIKGKGLRRNVTLDLVDCLVGITYTELGSIGSFVSASAAQQAWKAQAVAIHSYLLYHKQYGSSANALIYTPVDEIPSSTREALRKAIEPVKDEVVTYNGSVIDAVWSASAGYNTQTGTYGTCSGQDAWGSDVPYLQSVESPYEEQYHNLMRRIIGRDYRYTEYTNSKTGQAYQSADTTHKDLGGYVQYNTLTVDGSSYRYLGQFVSSRYCFDFGTDANGTPVMYYYGYGHGVGMSQCGAVGYANERGMNYKKILKHYYPGTSIGKAGRGTSGLFGWLSGLFG, from the coding sequence TTGAAGCGTATTTCGATGGTTGCAAGCCGCATTGCGGCGCTGGTACTGGCCGTGGTGCTGCTGTGCACGGCGGCCCCCGCCGCATCTGCCGAGGGCGAGACGGCCCACCCCACCACCATGGGCGGCGCGGACACGACTCTGATCCCGGCGGAGGAAGAAAACTGCCTGAGCTGGCTGTTCGGCTCGCGGAATAAGATCACGTTACCTTACCTGAACATCAAGGGCAAGGGCCTGCGCCGGAACGTGACGCTTGATCTGGTGGACTGCCTGGTGGGCATCACCTACACCGAACTTGGTTCCATTGGCAGCTTCGTCAGCGCGTCGGCGGCGCAGCAGGCCTGGAAGGCGCAGGCTGTGGCCATCCACTCCTATCTGCTGTACCATAAACAGTACGGCTCTTCGGCCAACGCCCTGATCTACACCCCGGTGGATGAGATCCCGTCCTCCACGCGGGAGGCTCTGCGCAAGGCCATCGAGCCGGTCAAAGACGAGGTCGTGACCTACAATGGTTCGGTCATTGACGCGGTGTGGTCGGCCAGCGCAGGCTATAACACCCAGACCGGTACCTACGGCACCTGTTCCGGCCAGGATGCCTGGGGCAGCGATGTTCCTTATTTGCAGAGCGTGGAAAGTCCCTATGAGGAGCAGTATCATAACCTGATGCGCCGCATCATCGGCCGGGATTACCGCTACACCGAATACACCAACAGCAAGACGGGGCAGGCTTACCAGAGCGCTGACACCACCCACAAGGATTTGGGCGGCTATGTGCAGTACAACACCCTGACGGTCGATGGCAGCAGCTACCGGTATCTCGGCCAGTTCGTCAGCTCCCGCTACTGCTTCGATTTCGGCACCGATGCCAACGGCACCCCGGTGATGTACTACTACGGCTATGGCCACGGCGTGGGCATGAGCCAGTGCGGCGCGGTGGGCTATGCCAACGAGCGTGGAATGAATTATAAAAAGATCCTCAAGCACTATTATCCCGGCACCTCCATCGGCAAGGCAGGCCGCGGCACT
- the rsmA gene encoding 16S rRNA (adenine(1518)-N(6)/adenine(1519)-N(6))-dimethyltransferase RsmA, which produces MPELTDLSYVRALCEKYDFALSKGFGQNFIINPGLPLKIVDASGVDRRYGVIEIGPGIGVLTRELARRAAKVVSIEVDERLPPLLEETMAGVDNFKLVMNDVLKVDLRALIEEEFPGMPVAVCANLPYYITSPIVMKLLGDRLPVESLTVMVQKEAADRLAAAPGTRASSAISCAVSYYAKSKMMFTAAPGSFYPAPKVTSAVVRMDIRPTPAVQVEDEDGYFALIRAAFGQRRKTAANAIASGLGRSKESVIAAIEAAGFDARIRPEALTLEDFAKIQQALAAQ; this is translated from the coding sequence ATGCCGGAGCTGACCGACCTGTCTTACGTCCGCGCCCTGTGCGAGAAATATGATTTTGCCCTGTCCAAGGGCTTTGGCCAGAACTTCATCATCAACCCCGGTCTGCCCCTCAAGATCGTGGATGCCAGCGGCGTGGATCGGCGCTATGGCGTCATCGAGATCGGCCCCGGCATCGGTGTGCTGACCCGCGAGCTGGCCCGGCGCGCCGCAAAGGTCGTCTCCATTGAGGTGGACGAGCGCCTGCCGCCCCTGCTGGAGGAGACGATGGCCGGTGTGGACAACTTCAAGCTGGTCATGAACGATGTGCTCAAGGTGGACCTCCGCGCCCTCATCGAGGAGGAGTTCCCCGGAATGCCGGTGGCTGTCTGCGCCAACCTGCCCTATTACATCACCAGCCCCATCGTCATGAAGCTGCTGGGCGACCGCCTGCCTGTGGAAAGCCTGACCGTCATGGTCCAGAAGGAGGCCGCCGACCGTCTGGCCGCAGCCCCCGGTACCCGCGCTTCCAGCGCCATCAGCTGCGCGGTGAGCTACTATGCAAAGTCGAAGATGATGTTCACCGCCGCACCGGGCAGCTTCTACCCGGCCCCCAAGGTGACCAGCGCCGTGGTCCGGATGGACATCCGCCCCACCCCCGCAGTGCAGGTGGAAGATGAGGACGGCTACTTTGCCCTTATCCGCGCAGCCTTCGGGCAGCGCCGCAAGACCGCCGCCAACGCCATCGCCAGCGGACTTGGCCGCTCCAAGGAGTCGGTCATCGCCGCCATTGAAGCGGCCGGGTTCGATGCCCGCATCCGCCCCGAAGCTCTGACGCTGGAGGATTTTGCCAAGATCCAGCAGGCCCTTGCGGCGCAGTGA
- a CDS encoding S41 family peptidase, translated as MNRKISVGMAVSIVILAMTVTFSITMLVAMRLFDSTVSSVKEKESMYNKIAEVDRYVRSNDYYQIDETTLYDRLTAGYLLGTGDKYARYYTASAYTDLMNAQNGTLLGIGVELAVDQSGYAKVTKVYDESPAKEAGITVGCYITAVDGTDVKSLSSVDVIQTRLRGESGTSVNVTWLDSEATEHTVDLTHSGYSTTTVDFQMLQGNVGYIKIRQFDASTPSELDYAIRSLSANNALSLVFDLRDNGGGLLDDALSCIDLVAPEGTLAYAEDQNGTRTVLGSSTGDSYVSLPMVCLVNGNTASAAELFASSLRTLNGARLVGTTTMGKGTIQSSPQRLSDGSAVVITVAKLICGDGSCFDGTGLSVDVDRPLTADEQTAYYDYTVENDPQIQRAVSTAQQMSGTTTVSGVNEAASSEAASDSTAADSAAAEAASSEAAASSETAAESAASSEETASSTAE; from the coding sequence ACGGTGACCTTTTCCATCACGATGCTGGTGGCGATGCGCCTGTTCGACAGCACCGTTTCCAGCGTGAAGGAAAAGGAGAGCATGTACAATAAGATCGCCGAGGTGGACCGCTACGTCCGCAGCAACGATTATTACCAGATCGACGAGACCACCCTGTACGACCGCCTGACCGCAGGCTATCTGCTGGGCACCGGCGACAAATACGCCCGGTATTATACGGCCTCCGCATACACGGACCTGATGAACGCCCAGAACGGCACCCTGCTGGGCATCGGCGTGGAGCTGGCCGTAGACCAGTCCGGCTACGCCAAGGTGACCAAGGTCTACGACGAATCCCCGGCCAAGGAAGCCGGCATCACGGTGGGCTGCTACATCACCGCCGTGGACGGCACCGATGTCAAGAGCCTGAGCAGTGTGGATGTCATTCAGACCCGCCTGCGCGGCGAGTCCGGCACGAGCGTCAATGTGACCTGGCTGGACAGCGAGGCGACCGAGCACACCGTAGACCTGACCCATTCCGGCTACTCGACCACAACGGTGGATTTCCAGATGCTGCAGGGCAATGTGGGTTATATCAAGATCCGTCAGTTCGATGCCTCTACTCCCAGTGAGCTGGACTACGCCATCCGCAGCCTGAGCGCAAACAATGCTCTGAGCCTGGTCTTCGACCTCCGCGACAACGGCGGCGGCCTGCTGGACGATGCCCTCAGCTGCATCGACCTCGTGGCCCCGGAGGGGACGCTGGCCTATGCCGAGGATCAGAACGGCACCCGCACCGTGCTGGGCAGCAGCACCGGCGACTCGTATGTCAGCCTACCCATGGTCTGCCTGGTCAATGGCAACACCGCCAGCGCGGCCGAGCTGTTCGCCAGCAGTCTGCGCACCCTGAACGGTGCCCGCCTGGTGGGTACCACCACGATGGGTAAGGGCACCATCCAGAGCAGCCCTCAGCGCCTTTCCGATGGCAGTGCCGTGGTCATCACCGTGGCAAAGCTCATCTGCGGCGACGGCAGCTGCTTCGACGGCACCGGCCTGAGCGTGGATGTGGACCGCCCGCTGACGGCGGATGAGCAGACCGCGTATTACGACTACACCGTTGAGAACGACCCGCAGATCCAGCGTGCCGTCAGCACGGCGCAGCAGATGAGCGGCACCACCACCGTCAGCGGTGTCAACGAGGCGGCTTCCAGCGAAGCTGCTTCCGACAGCACCGCAGCCGACAGCGCGGCGGCCGAGGCAGCTTCTTCGGAGGCCGCTGCGTCCAGTGAGACCGCTGCCGAAAGTGCCGCTTCCAGCGAGGAAACGGCCTCTTCCACCGCAGAATAA